From Rhinolophus sinicus isolate RSC01 linkage group LG15, ASM3656204v1, whole genome shotgun sequence, the proteins below share one genomic window:
- the GRIN2C gene encoding glutamate receptor ionotropic, NMDA 2C isoform X2, which produces MDCLQYPVCILHLQHILMSHISSRAPVCLFVFSLRASVSLPVPVLISLQDPPVDMGGALGPALLLTSLLGAWAGLGPGQGEQAVTVAVVFGSSGPLQAQARTRLTPQNFLDLPLEIQPLTVGVNNTNPSSLLTHICGLLGAARVHGVVFEDNVGTEAVAQILDFISSQTHVPILSISGGSAVVLTPKEPGSAFLQLDVSLEQQLQVLFKVLEEYDWSAFAVITSLHPGHALFLEGVRAVADASYMGWRLLDVLTLELGPGGTRARTQRLLRQVDAPVLVAYCSREEAEVLFAEAAQAGLVGPGHVWLVPSLALGSTDAPPAVFPVGLISVVTESWRLSLRQKVRDGVAILALGAHGYQRQHGALPAPAGNCVSHPGPISPAREAFYRHLLNVTWEGRDFSFSPGGYLVQPTMVVIALNRHRLWEMVGRWDRGILHMKYPVWPRYSASLQPVVDSRHLTVATLEERPFVIVESPDPGTGGCVPNTVPCRRQSNHTFSGDTAPYTKLCCKGFCIDILKKLARVVKFSYDLYLVTNGKHGKRVRGVWNGMIGEVYYKRADMAIGSLTINEERSEIVDFSVPFVETGISVMVARSNGTVSPSAFLEPYSPSVWVMMFVMCLTVVAITVFMFEYFSPVSYNQNLTSGKKSGGPSFTIGKSVWLLWALVFNNSVPIENPRGTTSKIMVLVWAFFAVIFLASYTANLAAFMIQEQYIDTVSGLSDKKFQRPQDQYPPFRFGTVPNGSTERNIRSNYRDMHSHMVKFNQRSVEDALTSLKMGKLDAFIYDAAVLNYMAGKDEGCKLVTIGSGKVFATTGYGIAMQKDSHWKRAIDLALLQFLGDGETQKLETVWLSGICQNEKNEVMSSKLDIDNMAGVFYMLLVAMGLALLVFAWEHLVYWKLRHSVPNTSRLDFLLAFSRGIYSCFSGVQSLASPARPPSPDLTTSSAQASVLKMLQAARDMVTTAGVSSSLDRATRTIENWGSRRAPPPPACRRPRPPTPGPPPDPTPKGWGPPGGGQAALGHRAPRPLGRPVTPGSPLTDVSRVSGRRAWEAKWPLRTWRGGRHFLASQRRALPERPLSPKHCYYSSFPRADRLGRPFLPLFPEPPEPEDLPLLGPEQLARREALLHAAWARSPRARHSSLPSSVAEAFGRPSSLPTVCAHLSCGSLAQAQSMRLPTYREACQEGVWAHRQHTCFHTQTHLPLCWRAVCPHLPSCASHSPWLAGDWGPPRHRGRTLGLSTGCRDNGGLEEVRKVACGTHGFLGPCSWRRINSLESEV; this is translated from the exons ATGGACTG cCTTCAatatccagtgtgtattttacacctACAGCATATCTTGATGAGCCACATTTCTAGCAGAG CTCCTGTCTGTCTGTTCGTCTTTTCTCTCCgtgcctctgtctccctccctgtgCCTGTCCTGATCTCTCTGCAGGACCCTCCAGTGGACATGGGTGGGGCCCTGGGGCCAGCCCTGCTGCTCACCTCACTCCTCGGtgcctgggcagggctgggcccgGGGCAGGGCGAGCAGGCTGTGACGGTGGCCGTGGTGTTTGGCAGCTCGGGGCCGCTGCAGGCCCAGGCCCGGACCCGCCTCACCCCCCAGAATTTCCTGGACCTGCCCTTGGAGATCCAGCCGCTCACCGTGGGGGTCAACAACACCAACCCCAGCAGCCTCCTCACGCACATCTGTGGGCTCCTGGGAGCTGCCCGCGTCCATGGTGTCGTCTTTGAGGACAACGTGGGCACGGAGGCCGTGGCCCAGATTCTTGACTTCATCTCCTCCCAGACTCACGTGCCCATCCTCAGCATCAGTGGCGGCTCCGCTGTGGTCCTCACCCCCAAG GAGCCGGGCTCCGCCTTCCTGCAGTTAGACGTGTCCctggagcagcagctgcaggTGCTGTTCAAGGTGCTGGAGGAGTATGACTGGAGCGCGTTCGCCGTGATCACCAGCCTGCACCCGGGCCACGCCCTCTTCCTCGAGGGCGTGCGCGCTGTCGCCGACGCCAGCTACATGGGCTGGCGGCTGCTGGATGTGCTCACGCTGGAGCTGGGCCCTGGAGGAACGCGCGCGCGCACCCAGCGTCTGCTGCGCCAGGTCGATGCCCCGGTGCTGGTGGCTTACTGCTCACGCGAGGAGGCCGAGGTGCTCTTCGCCGAGGCGGCGCAGGCCGGCCTGGTGGGGCCTGGGCACGTGTGGTTGGTGCCCAGCCTGGCACTGGGCAGCACTGACGCGCCCCCCGCCGTCTTCCCTGTGGGACTCATCAGTGTCGTCACCGAGAGCTGGCGCCTTAGCCTGCGCCAGAAGGTTCGCGACGGCGTTGCCATCCTGGCCCTGGGTGCCCACGGTTACCAGCGCCAGCATGGTGCCCTGCCTGCCCCGGCTGGGAACTGCGTCAGTCACCCTGGGCCCATCAGCCCTGCCCGGGAGGCCTTCTACAG ACACCTACTGAATGTCACCTGGGAGGGCCGAGACTTCTCCTTCAGCCCTGGTGGGTACCTGGTGCAGCCCACAATGGTTGTGATCGCCCTCAACCGGCACCGCCTATGGGAGATG GTGGGGCGCTGGGACCGTGGCATCCTGCACATGAAGTACCCAGTGTGGCCTCGCTACAGTGCCTCCCTGCAGCCCGTGGTGGACAGCCGGCACCTGACGGTGGCCACGCTGGAAGAGCGGCCCTTCGTCATTGTGGAGAGCCCCGACCCTGGCACAGGCGGCTGCGTGCCCAACACTGTGCCCTGCCGCAGGCAGAGCAACCACACCTTCAG CGGTGACACAGCCCCGTATACCAAGCTCTGCTGTAAGGGATTCTGCATTGACATCCTCAAGAAGTTAGCCAGGGTGGTCAAGTTCTCTTACGACCTGTACCTGGTGACGAACGGCAAGCATGGCAAGCGGGTGCGCGGCGTGTGGAACGGCATGATCGGGGAG GTGTACTATAAGCGGGCAGACATGGCCATCGGCTCCCTCACTATCAACGAGGAGCGCTCCGAGATCGTGGACTTCTCCGTGCCCTTCGTGGAGACGGGTATCAGTGTGATGGTGGCTCGCAGCAATGGCACCGTGTCCCCCTCAGCCTTTCTGG agccctACAGCCCCTCTGTTTGGGTGATGATGTTTGTCATGTGCCTCACCGTGGTGGCCATCACCGTCTTCATGTTTGAGTACTTCAGCCCCGTCAGCTACAACCAGAACCTCACCAGCGGCAAGA AGTCCGGCGGCCCGTCCTTCACCATTGGCAAGTCTGTGTGGCTGCTGTGGGCGCTGGTCTTCAACAACTCGGTGCCCATCGAGAACCCCCGGGGCACCACCAGCAAGATCATGGTCCTGGTCTGGGCCTTCTTTGCCGTCATCTTCCTCGCCAGCTACACCGCCAACCTGGCCGCCTTCATGATCCAGGAGCAGTACATCGACACTGTGTCTGGCCTCAGTGACAAGAAG TTTCAGCGGCCTCAAGATCAATACCCACCTTTCCGCTTCGGCACGGTGCCCAATGGCAGCACAGAGCGGAACATCCGCAGCAACTACCGTGACATGCACAGTCACATGGTCAAGTTCAACCAGCGCTCGGTGGAGGACGCACTCACCAGCCTCAAGATGGG GAAGCTGGACGCCTTCATCTATGATGCTGCTGTTCTCAACTACATGGCGGGCAAGGATGAAGGCTGCAAGCTGGTCACCATTGGCTCTGGCAAGGTCTTTGCCACTACCGGCTATGGCATCGCCATGCAGAAGGACTCCCACTGGAAGCGGGCCATAGACCTGGCGCTCCTGCAGTTCCTGGGGGACG GGGAGACACAGAAGCTGGAGACGGTGTGGCTCTCGGGGATCTGCCAGAACGAGAAGAATGAGGTAATGAGCAGCAAGCTGGATATTGACAACATGGCCGGCGTGTTCTACATGCTGCTCGTGGCCATGGGGCTGGCCCTGCTGGTCTTTGCCTGGGAGCACCTGGTCTACTGGAAGCTGCGTCACTCAGTGCCCAACACATCCCGGCTGGACTTCCTGCTGGCCTTCAGCAGG GGCATCTACAGCTGCTTCAGCGGAGTGCAGAGTCTGGCCAGCCCCGCGCGGCCACCCAGCCCCGACCTCACGACCAGTTCGGCCCAGGCCAGCGTGCTTAAGATGCTGCAGGCTGCGCGCGACATGGTGACTACGGCGGGCGTGAGCAGCTCCCTGGACCGCGCCACGCGCACCATTGAGAACTGGGGCAGCCGCCGCGCGCCCCCACCGCCCGCCTGCCGCCGCCCTCGGCCACCCACGCCTGGCCCGCCCCCCGACCCGACCCCCAAGGGTTGGGGTCCACCAGGCGGGGGCCAGGCCGCGCTGGGGCACAGGGCCCCGCGTCCCCTGGGACGCCCCGTGACGCCAGGGTCGCCCCTGACCGATGTCTCCCGGGTGTCGGGCCGGCGGGCCTGGGAGGCGAAGTGGCCGTTGCGGACCTGGCGCGGCGGGCGGCACTTCTTGGCTTCTCAGAGGCGCGCGCTCCCGGAGCGCCCCCTGTCGCCCAAGCACTGCTACTATAGCTCCTTCCCTAGAGCCGACCGATTGGGGCGCCCCTTCCTCCCGCTCTTCCCTGAGCCCCCGGAGCCCGAGGACCTGCCCCTGCTGGGGCCAGAGCAGCTGGCTCGGAGGGAAGCCCTGCTGCACGCTGCTTGGGCCCGGAGCCCGCGCGCACGCCACTCTTCCCTGCCCAGCTCGGTGGCCGAGGCCTTCGGCCGGCCCAGCTCGCTGCCTACAGTGTGTGCCCACCTGTCCTGTGGGAGCTTGGCGCAGGCGCAGTCGATGCGGCTGCCAACTTACAGGGAGGCCTGTCAAGAGGGCGTGTGGGCACACAGACAGCATACCTGCTTCCACACTCAAACCCACCTGCCACTTTGCTGGAGGGCTGTctgccctcatctcccatcctGTGCCAGCCACAGCCCCTGGCTCGCTGGGGACTGGGGGCCTCCAAGGCACAGGGGCAGGACTCTGGGGCTGAGCACAGGCTGCAGGGACAATGGGGGGCTGGAAGAGGTCAGAAAGGTGGCCTGTGGGACGCACGGCTTCCTGGGACCTTGCAGTTGGAGGCGGATCAACAGCTTGGAGTCAGAAGTGTGA
- the GRIN2C gene encoding glutamate receptor ionotropic, NMDA 2C isoform X3, with protein sequence MSHISSRAPVCLFVFSLRASVSLPVPVLISLQDPPVDMGGALGPALLLTSLLGAWAGLGPGQGEQAVTVAVVFGSSGPLQAQARTRLTPQNFLDLPLEIQPLTVGVNNTNPSSLLTHICGLLGAARVHGVVFEDNVGTEAVAQILDFISSQTHVPILSISGGSAVVLTPKEPGSAFLQLDVSLEQQLQVLFKVLEEYDWSAFAVITSLHPGHALFLEGVRAVADASYMGWRLLDVLTLELGPGGTRARTQRLLRQVDAPVLVAYCSREEAEVLFAEAAQAGLVGPGHVWLVPSLALGSTDAPPAVFPVGLISVVTESWRLSLRQKVRDGVAILALGAHGYQRQHGALPAPAGNCVSHPGPISPAREAFYRHLLNVTWEGRDFSFSPGGYLVQPTMVVIALNRHRLWEMVGRWDRGILHMKYPVWPRYSASLQPVVDSRHLTVATLEERPFVIVESPDPGTGGCVPNTVPCRRQSNHTFSSGDTAPYTKLCCKGFCIDILKKLARVVKFSYDLYLVTNGKHGKRVRGVWNGMIGEVYYKRADMAIGSLTINEERSEIVDFSVPFVETGISVMVARSNGTVSPSAFLEPYSPSVWVMMFVMCLTVVAITVFMFEYFSPVSYNQNLTSGKKSGGPSFTIGKSVWLLWALVFNNSVPIENPRGTTSKIMVLVWAFFAVIFLASYTANLAAFMIQEQYIDTVSGLSDKKFQRPQDQYPPFRFGTVPNGSTERNIRSNYRDMHSHMVKFNQRSVEDALTSLKMGKLDAFIYDAAVLNYMAGKDEGCKLVTIGSGKVFATTGYGIAMQKDSHWKRAIDLALLQFLGDGETQKLETVWLSGICQNEKNEVMSSKLDIDNMAGVFYMLLVAMGLALLVFAWEHLVYWKLRHSVPNTSRLDFLLAFSRGIYSCFSGVQSLASPARPPSPDLTTSSAQASVLKMLQAARDMVTTAGVSSSLDRATRTIENWGSRRAPPPPACRRPRPPTPGPPPDPTPKGWGPPGGGQAALGHRAPRPLGRPVTPGSPLTDVSRVSGRRAWEAKWPLRTWRGGRHFLASQRRALPERPLSPKHCYYSSFPRADRLGRPFLPLFPEPPEPEDLPLLGPEQLARREALLHAAWARSPRARHSSLPSSVAEAFGRPSSLPTVCAHLSCGSLAQAQSMRLPTYREACQEGVWAHRQHTCFHTQTHLPLCWRAVCPHLPSCASHSPWLAGDWGPPRHRGRTLGLSTGCRDNGGLEEVRKVACGTHGFLGPCSWRRINSLESEV encoded by the exons ATGAGCCACATTTCTAGCAGAG CTCCTGTCTGTCTGTTCGTCTTTTCTCTCCgtgcctctgtctccctccctgtgCCTGTCCTGATCTCTCTGCAGGACCCTCCAGTGGACATGGGTGGGGCCCTGGGGCCAGCCCTGCTGCTCACCTCACTCCTCGGtgcctgggcagggctgggcccgGGGCAGGGCGAGCAGGCTGTGACGGTGGCCGTGGTGTTTGGCAGCTCGGGGCCGCTGCAGGCCCAGGCCCGGACCCGCCTCACCCCCCAGAATTTCCTGGACCTGCCCTTGGAGATCCAGCCGCTCACCGTGGGGGTCAACAACACCAACCCCAGCAGCCTCCTCACGCACATCTGTGGGCTCCTGGGAGCTGCCCGCGTCCATGGTGTCGTCTTTGAGGACAACGTGGGCACGGAGGCCGTGGCCCAGATTCTTGACTTCATCTCCTCCCAGACTCACGTGCCCATCCTCAGCATCAGTGGCGGCTCCGCTGTGGTCCTCACCCCCAAG GAGCCGGGCTCCGCCTTCCTGCAGTTAGACGTGTCCctggagcagcagctgcaggTGCTGTTCAAGGTGCTGGAGGAGTATGACTGGAGCGCGTTCGCCGTGATCACCAGCCTGCACCCGGGCCACGCCCTCTTCCTCGAGGGCGTGCGCGCTGTCGCCGACGCCAGCTACATGGGCTGGCGGCTGCTGGATGTGCTCACGCTGGAGCTGGGCCCTGGAGGAACGCGCGCGCGCACCCAGCGTCTGCTGCGCCAGGTCGATGCCCCGGTGCTGGTGGCTTACTGCTCACGCGAGGAGGCCGAGGTGCTCTTCGCCGAGGCGGCGCAGGCCGGCCTGGTGGGGCCTGGGCACGTGTGGTTGGTGCCCAGCCTGGCACTGGGCAGCACTGACGCGCCCCCCGCCGTCTTCCCTGTGGGACTCATCAGTGTCGTCACCGAGAGCTGGCGCCTTAGCCTGCGCCAGAAGGTTCGCGACGGCGTTGCCATCCTGGCCCTGGGTGCCCACGGTTACCAGCGCCAGCATGGTGCCCTGCCTGCCCCGGCTGGGAACTGCGTCAGTCACCCTGGGCCCATCAGCCCTGCCCGGGAGGCCTTCTACAG ACACCTACTGAATGTCACCTGGGAGGGCCGAGACTTCTCCTTCAGCCCTGGTGGGTACCTGGTGCAGCCCACAATGGTTGTGATCGCCCTCAACCGGCACCGCCTATGGGAGATG GTGGGGCGCTGGGACCGTGGCATCCTGCACATGAAGTACCCAGTGTGGCCTCGCTACAGTGCCTCCCTGCAGCCCGTGGTGGACAGCCGGCACCTGACGGTGGCCACGCTGGAAGAGCGGCCCTTCGTCATTGTGGAGAGCCCCGACCCTGGCACAGGCGGCTGCGTGCCCAACACTGTGCCCTGCCGCAGGCAGAGCAACCACACCTTCAG CAGCGGTGACACAGCCCCGTATACCAAGCTCTGCTGTAAGGGATTCTGCATTGACATCCTCAAGAAGTTAGCCAGGGTGGTCAAGTTCTCTTACGACCTGTACCTGGTGACGAACGGCAAGCATGGCAAGCGGGTGCGCGGCGTGTGGAACGGCATGATCGGGGAG GTGTACTATAAGCGGGCAGACATGGCCATCGGCTCCCTCACTATCAACGAGGAGCGCTCCGAGATCGTGGACTTCTCCGTGCCCTTCGTGGAGACGGGTATCAGTGTGATGGTGGCTCGCAGCAATGGCACCGTGTCCCCCTCAGCCTTTCTGG agccctACAGCCCCTCTGTTTGGGTGATGATGTTTGTCATGTGCCTCACCGTGGTGGCCATCACCGTCTTCATGTTTGAGTACTTCAGCCCCGTCAGCTACAACCAGAACCTCACCAGCGGCAAGA AGTCCGGCGGCCCGTCCTTCACCATTGGCAAGTCTGTGTGGCTGCTGTGGGCGCTGGTCTTCAACAACTCGGTGCCCATCGAGAACCCCCGGGGCACCACCAGCAAGATCATGGTCCTGGTCTGGGCCTTCTTTGCCGTCATCTTCCTCGCCAGCTACACCGCCAACCTGGCCGCCTTCATGATCCAGGAGCAGTACATCGACACTGTGTCTGGCCTCAGTGACAAGAAG TTTCAGCGGCCTCAAGATCAATACCCACCTTTCCGCTTCGGCACGGTGCCCAATGGCAGCACAGAGCGGAACATCCGCAGCAACTACCGTGACATGCACAGTCACATGGTCAAGTTCAACCAGCGCTCGGTGGAGGACGCACTCACCAGCCTCAAGATGGG GAAGCTGGACGCCTTCATCTATGATGCTGCTGTTCTCAACTACATGGCGGGCAAGGATGAAGGCTGCAAGCTGGTCACCATTGGCTCTGGCAAGGTCTTTGCCACTACCGGCTATGGCATCGCCATGCAGAAGGACTCCCACTGGAAGCGGGCCATAGACCTGGCGCTCCTGCAGTTCCTGGGGGACG GGGAGACACAGAAGCTGGAGACGGTGTGGCTCTCGGGGATCTGCCAGAACGAGAAGAATGAGGTAATGAGCAGCAAGCTGGATATTGACAACATGGCCGGCGTGTTCTACATGCTGCTCGTGGCCATGGGGCTGGCCCTGCTGGTCTTTGCCTGGGAGCACCTGGTCTACTGGAAGCTGCGTCACTCAGTGCCCAACACATCCCGGCTGGACTTCCTGCTGGCCTTCAGCAGG GGCATCTACAGCTGCTTCAGCGGAGTGCAGAGTCTGGCCAGCCCCGCGCGGCCACCCAGCCCCGACCTCACGACCAGTTCGGCCCAGGCCAGCGTGCTTAAGATGCTGCAGGCTGCGCGCGACATGGTGACTACGGCGGGCGTGAGCAGCTCCCTGGACCGCGCCACGCGCACCATTGAGAACTGGGGCAGCCGCCGCGCGCCCCCACCGCCCGCCTGCCGCCGCCCTCGGCCACCCACGCCTGGCCCGCCCCCCGACCCGACCCCCAAGGGTTGGGGTCCACCAGGCGGGGGCCAGGCCGCGCTGGGGCACAGGGCCCCGCGTCCCCTGGGACGCCCCGTGACGCCAGGGTCGCCCCTGACCGATGTCTCCCGGGTGTCGGGCCGGCGGGCCTGGGAGGCGAAGTGGCCGTTGCGGACCTGGCGCGGCGGGCGGCACTTCTTGGCTTCTCAGAGGCGCGCGCTCCCGGAGCGCCCCCTGTCGCCCAAGCACTGCTACTATAGCTCCTTCCCTAGAGCCGACCGATTGGGGCGCCCCTTCCTCCCGCTCTTCCCTGAGCCCCCGGAGCCCGAGGACCTGCCCCTGCTGGGGCCAGAGCAGCTGGCTCGGAGGGAAGCCCTGCTGCACGCTGCTTGGGCCCGGAGCCCGCGCGCACGCCACTCTTCCCTGCCCAGCTCGGTGGCCGAGGCCTTCGGCCGGCCCAGCTCGCTGCCTACAGTGTGTGCCCACCTGTCCTGTGGGAGCTTGGCGCAGGCGCAGTCGATGCGGCTGCCAACTTACAGGGAGGCCTGTCAAGAGGGCGTGTGGGCACACAGACAGCATACCTGCTTCCACACTCAAACCCACCTGCCACTTTGCTGGAGGGCTGTctgccctcatctcccatcctGTGCCAGCCACAGCCCCTGGCTCGCTGGGGACTGGGGGCCTCCAAGGCACAGGGGCAGGACTCTGGGGCTGAGCACAGGCTGCAGGGACAATGGGGGGCTGGAAGAGGTCAGAAAGGTGGCCTGTGGGACGCACGGCTTCCTGGGACCTTGCAGTTGGAGGCGGATCAACAGCTTGGAGTCAGAAGTGTGA